Proteins encoded by one window of Polyangiaceae bacterium:
- a CDS encoding AhpC/TSA family protein — MRASTVFLAALVVAGCNESGSEPSAEPSSKASTSSPAGNPSAAPTANEKPLAAKKPMAKETSDTASDHLGKLPEGVGLKLGSPLPELKLQSSEGDEVDVNALAKTGTLMLVFYRGGWCPFCNYQIHSLAKAYPEFQKRGVTPVAISVDLPNEASKTQTSWKIPFPVLTDPELVAHKAFNVLNQLDDSGLAKLKGYGIDLEQRTGQKHHTIAIPSIFIINDGKLAWAHADTDYKTRPSTTQLLKVIDDLKL, encoded by the coding sequence ATGCGCGCATCTACAGTGTTTTTGGCCGCTCTGGTGGTGGCTGGTTGCAACGAGTCGGGGTCAGAGCCCAGCGCCGAGCCGTCCTCCAAGGCGAGCACAAGCTCGCCTGCAGGGAACCCGAGCGCCGCGCCCACGGCTAACGAGAAGCCGCTGGCCGCCAAGAAGCCCATGGCCAAGGAAACCAGCGATACAGCCTCGGACCACCTGGGCAAGCTCCCCGAAGGCGTTGGGCTCAAGTTGGGCAGCCCACTTCCGGAGCTCAAACTGCAGAGCAGCGAGGGTGACGAGGTCGACGTGAACGCGCTCGCGAAGACCGGAACGCTGATGCTGGTGTTCTATCGAGGCGGTTGGTGCCCTTTCTGCAACTACCAGATCCACTCTTTGGCGAAGGCGTACCCCGAATTTCAGAAACGCGGTGTCACGCCAGTAGCGATCAGCGTCGACCTACCGAACGAAGCCTCGAAGACTCAAACCAGCTGGAAGATCCCCTTCCCCGTTTTGACTGACCCAGAGCTCGTCGCCCACAAGGCGTTCAACGTATTGAACCAGCTCGACGACTCAGGGCTCGCCAAGCTGAAGGGCTACGGCATCGATCTCGAACAGCGCACCGGTCAGAAGCACCACACCATCGCTATTCCGTCCATCTTCATCATCAACGACGGCAAGCTCGCGTGGGCGCACGCTGATACCGACTACAAAACACGGCCAAGCACAACCCAGCTGCTGAAGGTCATCGACGACCTAAAGCTGTAG